A genome region from Longimicrobiales bacterium includes the following:
- a CDS encoding chemotaxis protein CheW codes for MDQTSAEDLELLVFELAGTRYALELRSVREVVRAVLIAPLPDAPAVIEGIVDVRGELVPVYDLRARFGLGARALDPDERLVVAWTGSRLAAFRCDRTEWVEHVDPASIEPADSVPGTGRHIAGVARLPEGLVLIQQLDAFLEDAEAAVLDDALSAHSDRAAE; via the coding sequence ATGGATCAAACGTCCGCCGAAGACCTGGAGCTACTCGTTTTCGAGCTGGCCGGCACGCGGTACGCGCTCGAGCTGCGCTCCGTGCGCGAGGTAGTGCGCGCGGTGCTCATCGCGCCCCTGCCTGACGCGCCAGCGGTCATCGAGGGGATCGTTGACGTACGCGGCGAGCTGGTGCCTGTGTATGATCTGCGTGCGCGCTTCGGCCTCGGGGCGCGCGCTCTGGATCCGGACGAGCGCCTGGTCGTCGCCTGGACCGGCAGCCGTCTGGCGGCGTTCCGGTGCGACCGCACCGAGTGGGTCGAGCACGTCGATCCGGCATCGATCGAGCCGGCTGATTCGGTTCCCGGCACGGGACGTCACATCGCCGGCGTGGCGCGGCTTCCCGAGGGACTGGTGCTGATCCAGCAGCTCGATGCGTTCCTGGAGGACGCCGAGGCTGCGGTTCTCGACGACGCGCTGTCGGCGCACAGCGATCGGGCTGCCGAATGA